In Mytilus edulis unplaced genomic scaffold, xbMytEdul2.2 SCAFFOLD_1889, whole genome shotgun sequence, one genomic interval encodes:
- the LOC139508705 gene encoding dynein axonemal heavy chain 8-like produces MDQNSIQSGQTSDTSSEGNDSNTTPEPENSEDQDSTDEQSILEACDELKDFFNNRLVESLLKATRHSLDTMRRRFFSSGRRGGGSHFDEGVGGWNDSRVPFFVADITLCIPNVVMQPGLDDIQQALNKATQRTLDISKGVYQWGQDREEQNPNTGNSRHMNVTEIDVGALLKAPPVGKKNFYKSIAENKDVTKYVMMMSSAISTLKADVLESLQRYSDYSFLWEKDRQEAVTEFISTDPILSEYKAKVAMFTKLEDNIDDIQASEVVGPIELFTEKLKLALRVEIKAWKLLFGKELNNNFRIKMDEVLSFVDDYSKRLARPIRDLQDVRESMGALADIRNNQIHLDMSLGPIEESYAILNDFEVTVPKEENDRVDSLRYSFQKLMRSANHVQDELVRVQPGFKSELLTSVETFHKDAADFAENYDVDGPMCEGISPNEANDRLQVFQSQFDELYNKYGIYSAGEQLFGLPVTDYPTLMKIKKELGLLQKLYGLYSSVMSVINGYYDILWTEVDIEKINTELNDLQNRCRRLPKALKDWQAFIELKKKIDDFSESCPLLELMANKAMKDRHWERIAKLTGHTFDLDSENFMLRDIMKAPLLKYKEDIEDVCISAVKEKDIEAKLSQVVNDWNGRTLSFANFKTRGELLLKGGETAEIITFLEDSLMVLSSLLSNRYNAPFKKTIQEWVAKLSNTTDILENWLVVQNLWVYLEAVFVGGDIAKQLPQVNKT; encoded by the exons GAAATGATAGCAATACAACTCCTGAGCCAGAGAATTCAGAGGACCAAGACTCTACTGATGAACAGTCAATACTGGAAGCTTGTGATGAACTGAAAGATTTCTTCAACAATAGATTAGTAGAATCTCTTCTAAAAGCTACCAGACATTCCTTAGATACAATGAGGAGACGCTTCTTTTCCAG tgGTAGAAGAGGTGGTGGTTCACATTTTGATGAGGGTGTTGGAGGATGGAATGACAGTAGAGTTCCATTCTTTGTTGCTGATATAACACTTTGTATTCCCAATGTG GTAATGCAACCAGGATTGGATGATATTCAGCAAGCCTTAAATAAAGCCACACAGCGTACCCTTGATATTAGTAAAGGAGTTTATCAGTGGGGACAGGACAGAGAAGAGCAAAACCCAAACACAGGCAATAGTAGACATATGAATGTCACAGAAATAG ATGTTGGTGCATTGTTGAAAGCACCTCCAGTTGGCAAGAAAAATTTCTACAAAAGCATTGCTGAGAataaagatgtaacaaaatatgTTATGATGATGTCATCCGCCATCAGTACATTGAAAGCAGATGTCTTAGAATCCTTGCAGAGATATTCTGACTATTCCTTTTTATGGGAAAAGGACAGACAAGAAGCTGTAACT GAGTTTATTTCCACGGATCCAATTTTGTCCGAATATAAAGCTAAAGTAGCCATGTTCACGAAATTAGAAGACAACATAGATGACATACAAGCTTCGGAAGTTGTTGGTCCTATTGAACTATTTACAG aaaagttgaaattGGCTTTGAGAGTTGAGATCAAGGCATGGAAACTGTTATTTGGGAAAGAATTGAACAacaattttagaattaaaatgGACGAGGTCTTATCCTTTGTCGATGATTACAGCAAACGATTAGCTCGTCCAATCAGAGACCTTCAAGATGTCAGAGAGTCAATGGGAGCCTTGGCAGACATTAGAAATAATCAAATACATTTGGATATGTCACTTGGTCCTATAGAG GAGTCGTATgctattttgaatgattttgaagTTACTGTACCCAAGGAAGAGAATGATCGTGTAGATTCCTTGAGATATTCATTCCAGAAGCTAATGAGAAGTGCT AACCATGTCCAAGATGAATTAGTAAGAGTACAGCCTGGATTCAAAAGTGAACTTTTGACCTCAGTAGAAACCTTTCACAAAGATGCAGCAGACTTTGCTGAAAATTATGATGTA gATGGACCAATGTGTGAAGGCATATCACCAAATGAAGCTAATGACAGACTCCAAGTTTTTCAG aGTCAGTTTGATGAGTTGTATAACAAGTATGGTATATATTCTGCTGGAGAACAACTATTTGGTTTACCTGTGACGGATTATCCAACCTTAATGAAGATAAAGAAAGAGCTTGGATTGCTACAGAAGTTGTATGGTCTATACAGTTCTGTCATGTCAGTTATTAATGGATATTATGATATTCTCTGGACAGAAGTAGACATTGAGAAAATTAATACAGAACTTAATGATCTTCAAAATAG ATGTCGAAGGCTTCCTAAAGCATTGAAGGATTGGCAAGCTTTTATTGaattaaagaagaaaatagaTGACTTCAGTGAATCTTGTCCTTTGTTAGAATTGATGGCTAATAAAGCCATGAAGGATAGACATTGGGAAAGAATAGCTAAACTTACTGGTCATACTTTTGATCTAGATTCAGAAAACTTCATGTTAAGAGATATCATGAAAGCTCCTCTTCTCAAGTACAAAGAAGATATTGAG GATGTTTGTATCTCAGCTGTTAAAGAAAAGGACATAGAGGCCAAGTTATCACAGGTTGTCAATGATTGGAATGGTCGTACACTGTCCTTCGCTAATTTTAAAACTAGAGGGGAGTTGTTACTGAAAGGTGGAGAAACAGCAGAAATCATTACATTTTTGGAAGACAGTTTAATGGTTTTGAGTTCTCTATTGAGTAATAG ATACAATGCTCCATTTAAGAAGACTATTCAAGAATGGGTAGCTAAGCTGTCTAATACAACAGATATATTGGAGAACTGGTTGGTGGTACAGAACTTATGGGTCTATCTTGAAGCTGTATTTGTTGGTGGTGACATAGCTAAACAGTTACCACAGGTAAATAAAACTTAA